A region of Roseobacter litoralis Och 149 DNA encodes the following proteins:
- a CDS encoding ABC transporter permease has protein sequence MTPTRTSDLAIILRQRAPLLTVIAIFLLFYIFYNANHPRGFSTAVYIQNSNEVFALVMVAMAQTVPVLLGGLDLSVGAVMTLVNTLASHLLSGSPLQIAFGFVICLATGALCGFVNGCVVVYGRIQPIIATLATGAIFMGLALFLRPSPGGDVDGDLAWAMTNDLFEIAATYGLFDDGKAAWFVPISWIPVPAILMVAVAVFVWLPFARSVTGRTVYAIGSGESAAYMSGLNIDRAKIAAFTLGGFFAGIGGIYLTLQTSSGNADIPQAGAYTLNSIAAVVIGGTSLLGGVGTAIGSIFGALVLRTISFNFRIFEIDPLLQPLFEGVVLLGAVSIGALGVIRIKNKLELFR, from the coding sequence ATGACGCCAACCCGCACGTCCGATCTGGCCATCATCCTGCGACAGCGTGCGCCTTTGCTCACGGTGATCGCGATTTTCCTTCTGTTTTACATCTTTTACAACGCCAACCATCCGCGCGGGTTTTCAACGGCGGTCTATATCCAAAACTCGAACGAAGTCTTTGCCCTTGTGATGGTTGCGATGGCCCAGACCGTGCCGGTGCTGCTGGGGGGGCTGGATTTATCCGTGGGCGCGGTCATGACGCTGGTGAACACGCTTGCCAGTCATCTGTTGTCTGGCAGTCCGCTCCAAATCGCATTTGGATTTGTCATCTGCCTCGCTACGGGGGCGCTGTGCGGTTTTGTGAATGGGTGCGTTGTGGTCTATGGCCGCATTCAGCCGATCATCGCGACACTGGCGACCGGCGCTATTTTCATGGGTCTTGCGCTGTTTCTGCGTCCCTCTCCTGGCGGAGATGTGGATGGCGATCTGGCTTGGGCGATGACGAATGACCTGTTTGAAATCGCGGCAACTTACGGATTGTTCGACGATGGCAAGGCGGCGTGGTTCGTGCCGATATCATGGATTCCGGTGCCTGCGATCCTCATGGTTGCGGTGGCGGTTTTCGTTTGGCTGCCCTTTGCGCGCTCTGTCACGGGGCGGACGGTCTATGCCATCGGGTCGGGCGAAAGTGCTGCGTATATGTCAGGCCTCAATATAGATCGCGCGAAAATCGCGGCTTTCACACTGGGCGGTTTCTTTGCGGGGATTGGGGGGATTTACCTCACGCTGCAAACCTCTTCCGGGAATGCAGATATCCCGCAGGCGGGGGCCTATACGCTGAACTCCATCGCAGCCGTGGTGATCGGGGGGACATCGCTGCTGGGTGGTGTTGGTACGGCCATCGGCTCCATCTTTGGGGCGCTTGTATTGCGTACCATCTCATTTAACTTTCGCATCTTTGAAATAGACCCTCTGTTGCAGCCTTTGTTCGAGGGCGTGGTATTGCTGGGTGCGGTCAGTATTGGCGCGCTTGGGGTCATACGCATCAAAAACAAACTCGAGCTTTTCCGGTAG
- a CDS encoding VWA domain-containing protein, which translates to MFELADPWFLLLLPLPYLAVRFLGPAQMAGGAIKVPDRVGETLLAAGRHRAAQSGLHLQQGILWAIWVLLLLAASGPRDLAPVSALKVTGRDLAIVLDLSGSMVRDDFDLDGRQVTRREAVATVGADFARRRGGDRVALVVFGSEAYFAAPFSFDVEAIARQIESAQIGVSGRATSISDGLGIALKRMENSEAASRVVILLSDGVNNAGATNPRGVAELAAQMGVRVHTIALGPKDLSSADPGERGVVDAATLRAISEISGGESFRVRTTEDLVAVGEALDALEATDSDGLAAEVFHDYWMWPAGLAALLGLGYGWRELT; encoded by the coding sequence TTGTTTGAACTGGCCGACCCATGGTTTCTGCTTTTGTTGCCGCTGCCCTATCTGGCGGTGCGGTTCCTGGGGCCTGCGCAGATGGCGGGCGGTGCGATCAAGGTGCCCGACCGGGTGGGCGAGACGTTACTGGCGGCTGGGCGGCATCGTGCGGCTCAGTCTGGCCTGCATCTGCAACAAGGTATCCTGTGGGCGATCTGGGTGCTGCTCTTGCTGGCCGCATCGGGTCCGCGCGATCTGGCACCGGTTTCGGCGCTTAAGGTCACGGGGCGTGATCTGGCTATTGTGCTGGATCTTTCCGGCTCCATGGTGCGCGATGATTTTGATCTCGATGGCCGGCAGGTCACGCGGCGCGAAGCGGTCGCAACCGTAGGCGCGGATTTCGCGCGCCGTCGCGGCGGGGATCGCGTGGCATTGGTCGTCTTTGGCTCGGAGGCGTATTTTGCCGCGCCCTTCTCCTTTGATGTTGAAGCGATTGCGCGCCAGATAGAGAGTGCGCAGATCGGCGTATCAGGACGTGCGACCAGCATATCGGACGGGCTCGGCATCGCGCTCAAACGCATGGAGAACAGCGAGGCGGCTTCACGGGTGGTGATCCTTCTGTCGGACGGGGTCAACAATGCGGGGGCCACCAATCCGCGCGGCGTGGCGGAACTGGCCGCACAGATGGGCGTGCGGGTCCATACCATCGCGCTGGGCCCCAAAGATCTGAGCAGTGCCGATCCCGGTGAACGCGGTGTCGTGGATGCCGCAACCCTGCGCGCGATTTCCGAGATTTCGGGGGGGGAGAGTTTTCGGGTCAGAACAACCGAAGATCTGGTCGCCGTGGGCGAAGCACTGGATGCACTGGAAGCCACAGACAGCGATGGCTTGGCCGCCGAAGTGTTCCACGACTACTGGATGTGGCCTGCGGGTTTGGCGGCCTTGCTTGGCCTCGGCTACGGCTGGAGGGAACTGACGTGA
- a CDS encoding SMP-30/gluconolactonase/LRE family protein, with protein sequence MLMPEFEVIDPRFKRYVMPNVHMETLYTGTRWAEGPVYFPAAKYLLWSDIPNDRIMRFDEVTGDVSEFAKGCGFHNGHTMDPQGRLVSCEHQGRRVSRVEVNGSVTTLASEYQGKRLNSPNDVVVKSDGSIWFTDPTYGIDSEYEGDRADGEIGASHMYRIDPQSGEVAAVATDFVKPNGLAFSPDESLLYIADTGATHVENGPKHIRVFDVAGDGSLSGGAVFAESTNGLFDGFRVDLDGNIWTSAGDGVHCYAPDGDLIGKILTGEVVANVEFGGIKRNRLFICATTSLRAVYLNTQGCSSIR encoded by the coding sequence ATGCTGATGCCAGAATTCGAGGTGATCGACCCGCGTTTCAAACGCTATGTGATGCCTAATGTGCATATGGAAACCCTCTATACCGGGACCCGCTGGGCCGAGGGGCCGGTGTATTTTCCAGCCGCGAAATACCTGTTGTGGTCGGACATCCCGAATGACCGGATCATGCGGTTTGATGAGGTCACGGGCGATGTGTCCGAATTTGCCAAGGGGTGCGGTTTTCACAATGGCCACACGATGGATCCGCAAGGGCGGTTGGTCTCTTGCGAGCATCAGGGCCGCCGGGTCAGCCGCGTGGAAGTCAATGGCTCGGTAACCACATTGGCGTCAGAATATCAGGGCAAGAGGCTCAATTCGCCCAACGATGTGGTCGTAAAGTCAGACGGCAGCATCTGGTTCACCGACCCCACCTATGGGATCGACAGTGAATACGAAGGGGATCGCGCTGACGGCGAGATCGGGGCATCGCATATGTATCGCATCGACCCTCAATCCGGTGAAGTTGCGGCGGTGGCGACAGACTTCGTAAAGCCGAACGGCCTTGCGTTTTCGCCTGACGAAAGCCTGCTCTATATTGCGGATACAGGGGCCACACATGTGGAAAACGGACCCAAACACATTCGGGTTTTTGACGTTGCGGGTGATGGCAGCCTGTCGGGTGGCGCTGTTTTTGCGGAATCGACCAACGGGCTGTTTGACGGGTTTCGCGTTGATCTGGATGGTAACATCTGGACGTCCGCCGGGGACGGTGTGCATTGCTATGCGCCGGATGGTGATTTGATCGGTAAAATCTTGACGGGTGAAGTCGTGGCCAATGTGGAATTCGGCGGGATCAAAAGAAACCGTCTTTTCATTTGTGCAACGACATCCCTCAGGGCCGTATATCTGAACACGCAAGGGTGCAGTAGTATCCGCTAA
- a CDS encoding DUF58 domain-containing protein: protein MNAALEAPGVALGSEALIALRRVALSSDAAPVLAALPGGFATRRKGHGLEVADMREYVAGDDIRHLDRGTTARTGRLHVRQFQEERDRVTLLVADFRPAMFWGLRRAFRSVAAAEALALIGWNVVESGGRVGLLAVTADETVIVPPRGRTRGMLDVIGGMVQAHSTGLSAMAAGQGMDPPLDMALSRADRLVPSGAELVIASGFDTPGEGLADRLDALARRRTPRLVWITDDAASRMPQGRYPVRLADGRRIRLFLGAKQPEPTGHIRQIMGRPALVLDAGDTVEQTARRIVAAFPAERAA, encoded by the coding sequence GTGAACGCGGCGCTGGAAGCTCCCGGCGTCGCTCTGGGCTCCGAAGCCTTGATTGCGCTCAGGCGCGTTGCCCTCAGTTCTGACGCGGCCCCGGTGCTGGCCGCCTTGCCGGGTGGTTTTGCAACGCGCCGCAAAGGTCACGGGCTGGAGGTCGCCGATATGCGCGAATACGTGGCGGGGGATGACATACGCCACCTTGATCGCGGCACGACGGCGCGCACGGGGCGTCTGCATGTGCGCCAGTTTCAGGAAGAACGCGACCGCGTCACCCTGCTGGTCGCCGATTTTCGGCCTGCGATGTTCTGGGGGTTGCGGCGCGCCTTCCGCTCTGTTGCGGCGGCGGAGGCATTGGCCCTGATCGGCTGGAACGTCGTGGAAAGCGGGGGGCGTGTAGGTCTGCTCGCGGTGACGGCGGATGAAACGGTGATCGTACCACCGCGCGGGCGCACGCGCGGGATGCTGGATGTGATCGGCGGCATGGTGCAGGCGCATAGCACGGGCCTGTCCGCGATGGCGGCGGGGCAGGGCATGGACCCGCCGCTTGATATGGCCTTGTCGCGCGCCGACAGGCTGGTTCCATCCGGTGCGGAACTGGTCATTGCCTCCGGCTTTGATACACCGGGTGAAGGCTTGGCGGATCGGCTGGATGCTTTGGCGCGCCGTCGCACCCCGCGTCTGGTCTGGATCACCGATGATGCTGCGTCCCGCATGCCGCAGGGCCGCTATCCTGTCAGGCTGGCAGATGGCCGGCGCATCCGGCTTTTTCTGGGGGCGAAGCAGCCTGAGCCTACGGGCCACATTCGCCAGATCATGGGCCGGCCGGCGCTTGTGCTGGACGCGGGCGATACGGTCGAACAAACAGCGCGCCGCATCGTTGCGGCCTTTCCGGCGGAGCGGGCGGCATGA
- a CDS encoding calcium-binding protein: protein MPTPTEWLNEFQVNTGPAGSGSQASPKIMGLASGGFVVAWTESADGLIGTDPGTDIVAKIFDVEGHIVREAFQLNQFSTSDDETDFDLAATHDGFVMTYLVNDLSSPDRSSVVFERFDVNGDPHPDAGSALTIASESAAGSALRNPQIIANLIDSEDSVFVTYEDAIGADTDVNARIIDENGVLGSQFAAAENGAGVTQLGDSAVLGKGNFVTVYEESDAGNTGLALSITNPLGDNVLLGGAIAANATNPSVASLGGNRFVVTYELNGDVFANIFSNAGVLERTVTVASGSAEQNQPVIAALKNGGFVVAWNDDTTGNVIARNFWANGGTEGSAFTIEDTNTSHLDISLTADGRLLFAWLGSDSEVFASIWDPRPNVIETSAPDVIRANFLQTDLFTSRPTDDTNIRAGEKGDTVLGQSARDVIISSGSGSFFGGGGNDTLYASANTFVGDFELLDGGSGRDRLYTTSFRGDYTVNLITGETDYAGAPAVPVESFINFEDIFTGVGSDTITGTDGDNLIVSGAGSDVIYAGAGNDTILAEWGNDTVFAGAGADHVNGGSGNDTIITSGNDFAAGESGDDTVIISSGLPSYIRGGEGVDTIDASASDFDFTIDLYDGYLESNLFIFDGFENLFTGSGDDVLSGTDVDNRIGGGAGDDQIFGRGGDDSLFGEDGDDILFGEDGNDTLEGGNGNDRLFGGKGNDEISGGEGNDVIVGKAGNDNLVGDGGNDIILGNFGNDFLTGGAGDDALYAGAGNDNLDGSEGNDQLYGGDGDDFVFGGTGDDLLVGSEGADTLVGSDGNDTLRGGNGDDFVTGLNDDDVLFGGDGDDLILGGDGNDRLWGGTGDDVLTGGARRDILHGGAGNDTFVFDDTSDSQQLSVDVIKDFEGAGSAVGDVIDLSGIDADITVAGNGDQSFTFLGVATREDGFAFGAGALWVSFFGGQTRVFALDDDDKTIDFVVWIEDGPSVSFNDYNASDFIL, encoded by the coding sequence ATGCCGACGCCAACAGAGTGGTTAAACGAATTTCAAGTCAACACGGGTCCCGCCGGGAGCGGCTCTCAAGCAAGCCCGAAAATTATGGGCTTGGCCAGTGGCGGTTTCGTCGTCGCGTGGACAGAAAGCGCCGATGGCCTGATTGGCACGGACCCCGGAACAGATATCGTTGCGAAGATTTTTGATGTCGAAGGCCACATCGTGCGCGAGGCGTTTCAGCTGAACCAGTTTTCGACGTCAGACGATGAGACCGATTTTGATCTGGCGGCGACCCATGATGGCTTTGTCATGACCTACCTCGTCAATGACCTCTCGTCCCCCGATCGCTCATCCGTTGTCTTTGAGCGGTTCGACGTTAACGGCGACCCCCACCCCGATGCGGGCAGCGCACTCACCATCGCATCCGAGAGTGCTGCAGGGAGTGCCCTGCGCAACCCGCAGATCATTGCCAATCTGATCGATTCCGAGGACAGCGTCTTTGTAACCTACGAAGACGCCATCGGCGCGGACACAGACGTTAACGCGCGCATCATTGATGAGAACGGCGTCCTTGGATCGCAATTCGCCGCAGCCGAAAACGGCGCGGGTGTCACGCAGCTAGGCGATTCTGCGGTGCTGGGAAAGGGTAATTTTGTTACTGTTTACGAAGAGAGCGACGCCGGAAACACTGGCCTTGCGCTTTCGATCACCAATCCCTTGGGGGACAATGTCCTTCTTGGCGGTGCCATTGCCGCTAATGCGACGAATCCGTCCGTCGCAAGCCTCGGCGGCAACCGTTTTGTTGTCACCTACGAGCTTAACGGCGATGTGTTTGCAAATATTTTTTCGAACGCTGGCGTGCTTGAACGCACGGTTACCGTCGCTTCCGGGTCAGCAGAGCAGAACCAACCTGTCATTGCGGCACTGAAAAACGGCGGCTTTGTCGTGGCTTGGAACGACGACACAACCGGCAATGTGATCGCCCGCAATTTTTGGGCTAATGGTGGCACTGAGGGGTCTGCCTTTACCATTGAGGACACCAATACCAGCCACCTCGATATCAGTTTGACCGCCGACGGCCGCCTCTTGTTTGCCTGGCTCGGATCAGATTCCGAAGTCTTCGCATCAATCTGGGATCCGCGCCCCAACGTGATTGAGACAAGTGCCCCCGACGTCATCAGGGCCAATTTCCTTCAAACCGATCTGTTCACGTCCCGTCCCACAGATGACACAAACATACGTGCGGGGGAAAAAGGCGATACGGTTTTAGGCCAGTCCGCCAGAGATGTAATTATTTCATCGGGCAGCGGTTCATTCTTCGGTGGCGGCGGTAATGACACGTTGTATGCCAGTGCGAATACCTTCGTCGGCGACTTTGAACTCCTCGATGGGGGAAGCGGCAGGGACAGGTTATATACGACCAGTTTTCGCGGGGATTACACGGTAAACCTCATTACCGGTGAAACAGATTACGCGGGCGCACCGGCGGTGCCGGTTGAATCGTTTATCAATTTCGAAGACATTTTCACGGGCGTAGGCAGTGACACGATTACCGGCACTGACGGTGATAATCTCATTGTTAGCGGGGCGGGTAGCGATGTAATTTACGCGGGCGCGGGTAATGACACGATCTTGGCCGAGTGGGGCAATGATACCGTTTTCGCCGGTGCCGGCGCAGATCACGTTAATGGCGGATCAGGGAACGACACGATCATAACGTCCGGCAATGACTTCGCTGCCGGAGAATCCGGCGACGACACGGTCATTATCAGCAGTGGACTTCCCTCTTATATCAGAGGGGGCGAAGGTGTTGATACGATAGACGCCTCCGCAAGCGACTTTGACTTCACCATTGACCTTTACGATGGGTATTTGGAGAGCAACTTATTCATCTTCGACGGCTTCGAAAACCTGTTCACCGGGTCAGGTGATGACGTTTTGTCTGGTACGGACGTTGATAACCGCATCGGCGGCGGTGCGGGGGACGATCAGATTTTCGGACGTGGGGGGGATGACTCCCTCTTCGGCGAGGATGGCGACGACATCCTCTTTGGCGAGGACGGCAACGACACCCTTGAGGGCGGCAACGGCAACGACCGTCTTTTCGGCGGGAAGGGTAACGATGAAATCTCCGGCGGTGAAGGGAATGACGTGATTGTCGGCAAGGCAGGCAATGACAACCTCGTCGGAGACGGCGGAAATGACATAATTCTGGGCAACTTCGGAAATGACTTCCTGACCGGTGGCGCGGGGGATGATGCCTTGTATGCGGGGGCTGGCAACGACAACCTCGATGGCAGTGAGGGCAACGACCAGCTTTATGGTGGCGATGGCGACGATTTTGTCTTTGGCGGCACCGGTGATGATTTGCTTGTCGGATCAGAGGGCGCAGATACGCTCGTTGGCAGTGACGGAAACGATACATTGCGCGGTGGTAACGGGGATGATTTCGTCACCGGGCTGAATGACGACGATGTTCTTTTCGGCGGCGACGGCGACGATCTCATTTTGGGCGGCGATGGCAATGATAGGCTGTGGGGCGGCACGGGCGATGATGTGTTAACTGGCGGCGCGCGCCGCGATATCCTGCACGGTGGCGCAGGAAACGATACATTTGTGTTCGATGACACATCCGATTCCCAACAGTTGTCCGTGGATGTCATCAAAGACTTCGAAGGGGCTGGCAGCGCTGTCGGTGACGTGATTGATCTGTCCGGCATTGACGCGGACATCACCGTGGCAGGCAACGGAGATCAAAGCTTTACCTTCCTCGGGGTTGCGACGCGTGAAGATGGCTTTGCGTTTGGCGCAGGTGCGCTCTGGGTCTCGTTTTTCGGTGGTCAGACGCGCGTCTTTGCATTGGATGATGATGACAAAACAATCGACTTTGTTGTGTGGATTGAAGATGGTCCATCGGTCTCATTCAATGACTACAACGCCAGCGACTTTATCCTCTGA
- a CDS encoding vWA domain-containing protein, whose protein sequence is MSDLALTLLRPWWLLGLPVLIAVGWWMYTRRGGLGDWQKATDPALMRAMMALDRVDNSASRAPLLAMLSAVGVTLLALSGPAVERREALSFRNLDGVLFVVDTSASVTENARWPQMLTMGRFGIAALGTRPGGLIVFGGDAYVATDMTLDHVQLGQTLSLLDAQTVPDPGSRPERGLSIALDILREAEVIAGDVILFTDGEGLGPETLQVAAQISDAGARLSLVSLDAPAPAFETHAAAGSGMVFTLADTDVFSQWLAETARTRLEAQDFPLLFWKDMGRYLLALALFPLLLLFRRQIA, encoded by the coding sequence GTGAGCGACCTTGCGCTGACCCTGCTGCGCCCCTGGTGGCTGCTGGGGCTGCCTGTCTTGATCGCCGTCGGGTGGTGGATGTATACGCGGCGCGGCGGGTTGGGTGACTGGCAAAAGGCCACCGATCCGGCGCTGATGCGGGCCATGATGGCGCTGGACCGGGTGGACAACAGCGCCAGCCGCGCACCTCTTCTGGCGATGCTATCCGCGGTTGGCGTCACGCTTCTGGCACTGTCCGGACCGGCGGTGGAGCGGCGTGAAGCACTGTCGTTTCGCAATCTTGACGGGGTGCTTTTTGTCGTCGATACCTCGGCCAGTGTCACCGAAAACGCGCGCTGGCCCCAGATGCTGACCATGGGGCGGTTTGGTATCGCGGCATTGGGCACGCGTCCCGGCGGGTTGATCGTTTTTGGCGGTGACGCCTATGTCGCGACCGATATGACGCTGGATCATGTGCAACTGGGACAGACGCTGTCGCTGCTGGATGCGCAGACGGTACCGGACCCCGGCTCGCGCCCCGAACGCGGCTTGTCGATCGCACTGGATATCCTGCGCGAAGCTGAGGTGATCGCGGGGGATGTCATTCTGTTCACGGATGGCGAAGGTCTCGGGCCGGAGACACTGCAAGTGGCGGCGCAGATTTCTGACGCGGGCGCGCGCCTGTCGCTCGTGTCACTGGATGCGCCCGCGCCCGCTTTTGAAACCCACGCAGCGGCTGGCAGTGGTATGGTTTTCACGCTTGCGGATACTGATGTATTTTCGCAATGGCTGGCAGAAACTGCGCGCACCCGGTTGGAGGCGCAGGATTTTCCACTGCTGTTTTGGAAAGATATGGGTCGCTATCTGTTGGCCCTTGCCCTGTTCCCCCTGTTGTTGCTGTTTCGCAGGCAAATCGCATGA
- a CDS encoding BatD family protein, which yields MRWLLWVLFALCPTLAQAQSKTVLPHELVLSIEVEASDHVPKVSEMILITINGIYRRHITREQIIQPDFDGFNWTQLGIDTWAEERLDGELVKTFSRRMAIYPNRAGPLTIGAFTHNLTLTDENDEWFEHQITSEPITIEVAPAPEDREWWFPVKSLKISDQWSNAPDQLAPGEGVLRIIRIEALGVTPEMIPPMPELTSPSAAIFAHPEKRFVELSPQGPLSYAFWRWTIRPSNDTSTIVEPLSFDFFDTQARVDRTVTISAQRLAYGTVVPDEQPPRAQDAYPASVQLPGWPFAMLAGVICVIGAFFSLMGRRLSGVEALSRFHLLDPLARQLKRAALAGDVALSRRTAAAILRREGPSGQRQRLLSELDSSIFSAAQDRTSLRHFAREFLRSR from the coding sequence ATGAGGTGGCTTTTGTGGGTCCTTTTCGCGTTATGTCCGACACTGGCGCAGGCACAGTCCAAAACAGTGCTCCCGCATGAGTTGGTTCTGAGCATTGAAGTTGAAGCGAGCGATCACGTCCCGAAAGTCAGCGAGATGATCCTGATCACGATCAATGGAATCTACCGCCGTCACATCACGCGTGAGCAGATCATTCAGCCGGATTTTGACGGTTTCAACTGGACGCAACTGGGCATTGATACATGGGCTGAAGAACGCCTTGACGGTGAGTTGGTCAAGACTTTCAGCAGACGTATGGCGATTTACCCGAACCGTGCGGGCCCGCTGACCATCGGCGCCTTTACCCACAATCTGACGCTTACAGATGAAAATGATGAATGGTTTGAACATCAAATCACATCCGAGCCTATCACGATTGAAGTCGCACCTGCCCCGGAGGATCGGGAGTGGTGGTTCCCGGTCAAATCGTTGAAAATCTCGGACCAGTGGTCCAATGCGCCGGATCAACTGGCACCGGGAGAGGGCGTTTTGCGCATCATTCGCATCGAAGCACTGGGCGTCACGCCGGAGATGATCCCGCCGATGCCTGAACTGACGTCACCCTCTGCCGCCATCTTTGCGCATCCCGAGAAACGTTTTGTCGAACTGTCGCCGCAAGGCCCGCTGTCCTACGCGTTTTGGCGATGGACGATCCGGCCCAGTAATGACACCTCAACCATTGTTGAACCGCTAAGCTTTGATTTCTTTGATACGCAGGCGCGTGTTGATCGCACAGTGACCATATCCGCGCAGCGTCTGGCATACGGCACGGTTGTACCCGATGAACAGCCACCGCGCGCGCAGGATGCGTACCCCGCCTCTGTGCAACTGCCCGGTTGGCCTTTTGCGATGCTGGCGGGTGTCATCTGCGTGATTGGCGCATTTTTTTCGTTGATGGGGCGGCGTTTGTCCGGGGTGGAGGCACTGTCCCGTTTTCATCTGCTTGACCCGCTGGCGCGACAATTGAAGCGTGCGGCTCTTGCCGGTGATGTCGCATTGTCCCGTCGGACGGCAGCCGCGATTTTGCGCCGCGAGGGTCCATCCGGGCAACGCCAGCGTCTTTTGTCGGAACTGGACAGCAGCATTTTCAGCGCCGCGCAGGATCGCACATCATTACGACATTTTGCCAGAGAGTTTCTGCGAAGCCGCTAA
- a CDS encoding ABC transporter permease: protein MAITDNNPQEKSRWLSPENKPIVIASGFIVVILAIGTSYTLATQGTATLLSPTYLLQQLQVGSFLGIVAAGMMLVILLGHIDLSVPWTVAAAAMMATAVGGPAALPVGLSVGLAVGLVNGLGVAYLRIPSMIFTLGVNAVMRGLMVAYTGGFAPQTAATPLMQYLAVGKFLGIPVALFVWAAVSVAVVFILRKTATGRYIFAIGNRESAAYLAGAPTRGVIVIAFGLCGMMSGLAGTLLAGYSTKAYQGMGDAFLLPAIAAVVIGGTHILGGKGRYLGTLVGVILIVLLNSVLSIMQMPEAGRQVIYGAVIILMLLFYDRGVQDRQ from the coding sequence ATGGCAATCACAGACAACAACCCCCAAGAAAAAAGCCGCTGGCTCTCGCCTGAAAACAAACCGATTGTGATCGCCTCGGGCTTTATCGTTGTGATCCTCGCCATCGGGACAAGCTACACGCTTGCGACGCAAGGCACCGCGACGTTGCTGTCGCCGACCTATCTGCTGCAACAGTTGCAGGTGGGTTCCTTTCTGGGAATCGTTGCGGCTGGCATGATGCTGGTCATTCTGTTGGGTCACATTGACCTCTCCGTCCCGTGGACGGTGGCCGCGGCCGCTATGATGGCCACGGCCGTGGGGGGACCTGCCGCCTTGCCTGTGGGGTTAAGCGTTGGGCTGGCCGTTGGGTTGGTCAATGGCCTCGGGGTTGCTTACCTGCGCATCCCTTCGATGATTTTCACCCTTGGCGTCAATGCGGTGATGCGGGGGCTGATGGTCGCTTATACCGGTGGTTTTGCCCCCCAGACGGCGGCGACACCGCTGATGCAATATCTTGCCGTGGGCAAATTCCTTGGCATACCAGTTGCGTTGTTTGTCTGGGCGGCGGTGTCCGTCGCCGTCGTCTTTATCCTACGCAAGACAGCAACCGGGCGCTACATCTTTGCCATTGGTAACCGCGAATCCGCGGCCTATCTGGCGGGCGCACCGACGCGCGGTGTGATCGTGATCGCGTTTGGTCTGTGTGGTATGATGTCGGGCCTCGCAGGAACCTTGCTCGCGGGATATTCCACGAAGGCTTATCAGGGCATGGGCGATGCGTTCTTGCTGCCCGCCATCGCGGCGGTCGTGATTGGTGGGACCCATATTCTGGGGGGCAAGGGGCGCTATCTGGGCACGCTTGTTGGTGTCATCCTGATCGTACTGCTCAATTCCGTTCTGTCGATCATGCAGATGCCCGAAGCGGGGCGGCAGGTGATCTACGGCGCGGTCATTATCCTGATGCTGCTGTTTTACGACCGAGGCGTGCAGGACAGACAATAA
- a CDS encoding AAA family ATPase, which translates to MDKRPDPSQPGVAALSSYLANGLVGHEILIERLLVALLAGGHLLVEGPPGLAKTRAVKWLSDAVEGSFARIQCTPDLMPSDLTGTPVYKPQDGSFEFVQGPVFNNLVLVDEINRAPPKVQSALLEAMAEHQVTAGNETHALPDPFLVVATQNPIEHDGTFPLPEAQLDRFLLHVVLELPGLETERQILDLVEAEAQSGAPKIQALTLDALADARASVSAVHLAPELRDYIVRLVMATREGPQAQDIEHAVSPRGSLALAAAAKARAFLKGRDYAMPEDVAALAGDALAHRMVLSWRAVADGRKARDVVADVLNAVEPL; encoded by the coding sequence ATGGACAAAAGACCAGACCCTTCACAACCGGGCGTGGCGGCGCTGTCGTCCTATCTGGCGAATGGTCTGGTGGGCCATGAAATTCTTATTGAACGGCTTCTCGTGGCCCTTCTGGCGGGGGGGCATTTGCTCGTTGAGGGGCCACCGGGCCTCGCCAAGACCCGCGCGGTCAAATGGCTGTCGGACGCGGTCGAGGGCAGTTTTGCGCGTATTCAATGCACGCCCGATCTGATGCCGTCGGACCTGACCGGCACACCGGTTTACAAGCCGCAGGACGGCAGTTTCGAGTTTGTGCAGGGGCCTGTTTTCAACAACCTCGTGTTGGTGGATGAGATCAACCGCGCGCCGCCCAAGGTGCAATCGGCCTTGTTGGAGGCGATGGCCGAGCATCAGGTAACCGCAGGTAATGAGACGCACGCCTTGCCCGATCCGTTTCTCGTGGTGGCCACGCAAAACCCTATTGAACATGACGGCACCTTCCCCCTGCCCGAAGCGCAGCTGGACCGGTTCCTGCTGCATGTGGTGCTTGAACTGCCGGGGCTGGAGACCGAACGTCAGATCCTTGATCTGGTCGAAGCCGAAGCGCAAAGCGGCGCGCCAAAAATACAGGCGCTGACGCTGGACGCACTCGCCGATGCCCGCGCCAGTGTGAGCGCCGTGCATCTGGCCCCTGAGTTGCGCGATTACATCGTGCGGCTGGTGATGGCGACGCGGGAAGGGCCACAGGCACAGGATATCGAACATGCGGTTTCGCCGCGCGGCTCGCTGGCGCTGGCGGCGGCTGCCAAGGCGCGCGCGTTTCTAAAGGGGCGCGACTATGCCATGCCTGAAGACGTGGCGGCACTGGCCGGGGATGCGCTGGCGCATCGCATGGTGCTCAGTTGGCGTGCGGTTGCGGATGGGCGCAAGGCGCGCGATGTCGTGGCGGATGTTCTGAACGCTGTTGAGCCGTTGTGA